In Lotus japonicus ecotype B-129 chromosome 5, LjGifu_v1.2, one genomic interval encodes:
- the LOC130721001 gene encoding LOW QUALITY PROTEIN: late embryogenesis abundant protein D-34-like (The sequence of the model RefSeq protein was modified relative to this genomic sequence to represent the inferred CDS: inserted 1 base in 1 codon), producing the protein MSQEQPRRTQPGQDPIKYGDVFPVSGDLAQKPVAPEDAAMMQSAETRVLGHTQPGGAAAVMQSAATRNEQAGLVGHREVTDVTGDRGVTVTETHVPGRRIITETVGGQVVGQFVEPTPVQTGPIGAVRESAITIGEALEATAKTVGDKPVDQSDASAIQAAEVRATGSNEILPGGLASXAQSAAAYNAECKSDQEKIKLADVLTGATAKLPADKAATLQDAEGVASAEVRNNPEAGATPGGVAASVAAAARLNENGIM; encoded by the exons ATGAGCCAGGAGCAACCAAGGCGCACTCAACCAGGGCAAGACCCAATCAAATACGGCGACGTTTTCCCCGTCTCCGGTGACCTCGCACAGAAGCCAGTCGCTCCCGAAGATGCCGCCATGATGCAGAGCGCCGAGACCAGAGTGCTAGGCCACACCCAACCCGGCGGAGCTGCCGCTGTCATGCAATCCGCCGCCACTCGGAACGAGCAAGCCGGCCTCGTCGGCCACCGTGAAGTCACCGACGTCACCGGTGACCGCGGCGTCACCGTCACGGAAACTCATGTCCCTGGAAGACGCATCATAACCGAAACAGTCGGTGGACAGGTGGTGGGGCAGTTTGTTGAACCAACCCCGGTTCAGACCGGCCCAATCGGCGCGGTCCGTGAGAGCGCGATAACCATAGGGGAGGCGCTGGAGGCGACGGCGAAGACGGTGGGAGACAAGCCGGTGGATCAGAGTGATGCCTCTGCGATACAGGCGGCGGAGGTGAGAGCGACGGGGAGCAATGAGATACTGCCGGGTGGGTTGGCTT ATGCGCAATCTGCGGCAGCTTATAATGCTGAGTGCAAGAGTGACCAGGAGAAGATCAAGCTCGCCGACGTTCTGACTGGCGCCACCGCGAAGTTGCCCGCGGATAAGGCGGCGACGCTGCAAGATGCGGAAGGGGTGGCGAGTGCTGAGGTGAGGAACAATCCGGAGGCTGGAGCCACTCCTGGTGGTGTGGCCGCTTCTGTGGCGGCAGCGGCGAGGCTCAATGAAAATGGAATTATGTGA